The nucleotide window TTACCATCACGCTGCGTGAGCAAATTGCCCTGCTCTACAATGACAACCCGGAGGTTGTGGCGCTCGCATCACACCTGATGCTGCTGGCTGCCGTGTATCAGCTTTCCGATTCTATTCAGGTGATCGGCAGCGGCGTGCTGCGCGGGTATAAAGATACGCGTTCCATTTTCTTTATCACCTTCATTGCTTACTGGGTGCTGGGCCTGCCGTGTGGTTACATCCTGGCGCTCACCGACCTGGTGGTTGATCGCATGGGGCCAGCCGGTTTCTGGATGGGCTTTATCATCGGTCTGACCTCCGCCGCCATCATGATGATGATGCGTATGCGCTTCCTGCAACGCCAGCCATCGACGGTGATTTTGCAACGCGCCGCGCGTTAAATGGGCAGTAGCCGCCTGCTGGCGGCTACTTTCTCTTCACTTTGCGCGGTAATGAAGCAATCACGTGAAATCAGAGAGAAAAATGCATTTTCCCTCTTGCCTCATTGAGGCTGTGCCGCTAATATTCGTCCCCGTTGTCACCGACAACACGTTGCGTTCATAGCTCAGTTGGTTAGAGCACCACCTTGACATGGTGGGGGTCGTTGGTTCGAGTCCAATTGAACGCACCATTCTGCGTCCGTAGCTCAGTTGGTTAGAGCACCACCTTGACATGGTGGGGGTCGGTGGTTCGAGTCCACTCGGACGCACCATTTCAGTTTTCCTGATTTGGTGCATTCCCCCTTAAAAAATCCCGCATATTACGCCTTGTTTCATCCCACTCTGTAATAGCTCTCTGCAGACTCAAAACGTTTTACACCGCATGCATACCCGTCGTGTAAAAACAGCCCAAAGCACCCTTATCCGCTGGGATACGATTTTCAGGTGCTTTCGGAATACAAAAAAGCGTCAGTCGTTACTCGAAGAAGACGTCCGGGTTTTCAGACAGCGAGATGAACGTTTTCGTCTCTTTATCCAGCGCACGAATGTCGCCGCTTTCAATGTCATATACCCAGCCGTGCAGGCGGATAGCATTGTTGCGTAGCCCCACCGCAACCGATGGGTGCGTTTTAATGTTGCTCAACTGCGCAAACACGTTTTCCTGCACCATCGCGTTCACTTTATCGGTAGGGTTATCCCAGGTTTTATTCTCAATAACCGCTTTTGCCGCATCAGCGTAGCGCAGCCAGTGGGAAACCGCAGGCATCGGCTCCAGGTTCGCGTTGTCGGCAATCGCCTTCATCGCACCACAGTTAGAGTGGCCGCAGATCACGATATCCGTTACGCCTAACGCCACCACGGCATATTCGATGGTGGCAGAGACACCGCCTGGCTCAGGCCCGAAAGGTGGCACAATGTTGCCAGCATTACGAATGACAAAGAGCTGTCCCGGTTCTTGCTGGGTGACCAGTTCCGGAACCAGGCGACTGTCGGAGCAGGAGATGAACAGCGCTTTGGGATTCTGGCTGGACGCTAAACTGCGGAAGAGCTCTTTACGTTGCGGAAAAACCTCTTTTTGAAAGTTGAGGAAACCTTCAATGATATGTTGCATAGCAATATCTCTTTTATCTGTTTTGAGTTTAGGCACGATCTGGATCACACTCTGAAAGTTTACCCACCGCGCTTTACTTCAGACAAGCAATATATTTCTGGCCCGACCGCTGCACAATCTCACTGGCCTTCGCCAGGATGTTCTGACCTTCGAATGCGCCATAGAGCCGTTCAAACATCTTGCCCTGCAAATGGTGCATCACCCGTTCGACCGTGCCCGCCGACAGCGGGAGCATATTAGGGTAGCTCCACATAAACGAGACAGCATTTTTCCCCGGCGTCACCTGCAAAATATCACCTGCCAGTAAAACCCCCTCTCCGTCATGCCAGTGCAGCACCGTGCCGCCCGCAAAGTGACCGCCAGTCCGCAGCAGCGTCACCGACGGCATGATGTCCAGCGCGTCTCCCTCCCAGAAGTGGATCGCGGTGCTGCTACGCATCACCCATTCTCTGTCGCTGGCATGTAAATAGACAGGAGCATCGAAGGCCGCGGCCCAGTCCTGCATCGTGGTGTAATAATGGGGGTGCGAAATCGCGATCGCGCTGATACCGCCCAGCGCCGCGATCAACGTTTTGGTTGCCGGGTCGAGGTTCGCGATGCAATCCCACAGAATATTGCCTTGCGGAGTGAGTAACAGAATTGCGCGCTGGTTAATGGCAAAGGACGGTACCGTTCTGATGCTGAACAGCCGTGGTTCGAGCTGCTGCCATGTGTTGGTATGGGTGGCTGTCAACGCAGCCACATCAATCCATTCCTGACCAGTCACCGGAACATACTGGCGTTCATCCTCGCAAATCGGGCATCTGTCTGGCGTTATCCCATAAGAAGTACCGCAGGCTTTACAGAGTGTAATCATGCGCTTTCCTCAGCAATTAAGCTCTGAGTATGGCAGGGATTATCCTTATGTGCTGCGCGCTACATTGCCGGCGTTTTTTGCCCTATACTGTGCCAGTATCAAAAACCGAACAAAGCAGGTGCAACATGGAAATTGATCTCGATAACTTAGTCTTTAATGGACTGGATGAAGCAGAAGAGCGCAACGCGGAACGTCTGGACGACGCAGACAAAAAAGCCCAGGCGATTGTTGCTGACGATGACTGCGGCGATGCCTGCAAAATCTGATCGCGAAGCACCGGACACCCCGGTGCTTTTTTATTGGTGTGACTTTTTCAGCCCATCCCTTTGCGCGTGATGTCTCCTTCCCGGCAGTAAACCGACGCTCGCTTTCCCCAGCGGTTTCGCACAGCTCATTCCAGTACATTTCGCGCGTGCGGCGCAGTTCAGCGTGGCGTTTTATCATGGAACCACTCCGGGTCGATGTTGGCAACGTCCACGCCATACAGGCTGGCGACAGGCAGTATTGACTCAAGAACACGTTGCGCGCTGTTCTCCGCATTCGCAGGTCGGGTCGCCAAAAACCGCCGTAACGTGCTTATCCACTTTTTCATCGTCTTTACCCCTTTCGCTCAACATGCCCTCAGTTAAGCACCCAAATTCTGTGCAGGGGAAATACCAATATCCACTGTTGATGTGCAGGATCCGCAAATAGCCCCATTTCTTCACCTGTCAGTAACACCTTGTTCACTAATGCTTTTTCACTCATAGCAAAGAACAATTTCTTATTTGGCGAGAACGTTCGCTTATGGGAGCGTAACCGGACAAAACAACAATGAGGGGCAGACGTATTACTATGGCAGAAAATAAAAAAGGATATCAAAAACAGGCCATTGCGCTGGGTTTACTGGTGGCGGGCGGCATGCTTTCTCTGCAGGCACAGGCAGATCAACTGGCGGATATCAAGGCCGCAGGGGTGGTAAAAGTCGCCACGTTTGACGCCAACCCACCGTTTGGTGCAATCGATGCCCAAACCCATAACATCGTAGGTTATGACGTCGATTTTGCCCACGCACTGGCAAAAGCGCTGGGCGTGAAGCTTGAGCTGGTTGCCACCAACCCGGCCAACCGTATTCCTCTGCTGCAGTCCGGCAAAGCGGATTTGATTGTGGCAGATATCACCATCACCCCGGAACGTGCGCAGGTCGTTGATTTCTCAACCCCCTATTTCGTCACCGGACAACAGTTCCTGGTTCCGGCCAAATCGGCCAATAAGCTGGACGACTATAGCCGGGCGCGTATTGGCGCGGTAAAAGGAACAACGGGTGAACAGGCTCTGCATCAGCGCTTCCCGCAGTCCCGCGTGCTCTCTTATGACGATATTCCGCTGGCGCTGACGGCGTTGCGTAACGGTAATGTGCAGGCGATCACTCAGGACAGTACCATCCTGGCAGGTCTGCTGGCGCAGGCTCCGGATAAAGCCAACTTCAAAATTCTGCCCGACCTGCTCAGCAAAGAAGAGATTGGCGTCGGCGTGAAAAAAGGCGAAACGGCACTGCTGAAGGTCGTCAATGATGAACTGGTGAATCTGGAGAAAAGTGGCCAGGCCGCCAGAATTTATGATGTCTGGTTTGGCCCACAAACCCAATCCCCACAGCCTCGCGCCTTTAAAATAGAAGCCCAGTAATATGCTCTCAGGTTTATTTTCACGCTCCGCGGCTCGTGCCGCGGATTTTTCACATCTGGAACATGCCAGCGTCGAGTTTCGTGACATCGTCAAACGCTACGGGGACCATCACGTTTTAAAAGGCATTAACCTCAGCATTATGCCTGGCGAAGTGGTTGCTATCCTCGGCCCTTCGGGTTCCGGTAAATCGACCCTAATCCGGCTTATCAACCAGCTTGAAACCCTGAACGGCGGCGAAATCCTGATCGACAACACCCCTACCGGGCAGCTGTCCGGTGCGGCACTGCGCCAGCTACGCAGCCGCGTTGGGTTTGTGTTCCAGCAATTTAATCTCTACGCCCATCTCACCGCCAGCCAGAATATCACCCTGGCTCTGGAACATGTTCACGGCTGGAAGCCGCAGCCCGCACAGGAACGGGCGCTGGCATTGCTGGAAAACGTGGGGATGCTGGAAAAAGCCCACCATTTTCCCGCCGAGCTTTCTGGCGGCCAGCAACAGCGCGTGGCAATTGCCCGCGCCCTGGCCTCTTCCCCGCAAATCATCCTGTTCGATGAACCTACCTCCGCGCTCGATCCGGAAATGATCGGCGAAGTCTTGTTCGTGATGAAAGCCCTTGCCCACAGCGGGATCACCATGATTGTGGTGACACATGAGATGCAATTTGCCCGGGAAATTGCCGACCGGATTGTCTTTATCGACGGCGGACAGATTCTGGAAACCGCACCGCCGGAGCAATTTTTCAGTCAGCCGTCGCATCCGCGTGCGCAGCGTTTCCTGCAAAAAGTGCTGAACCCGCTGCATCAGGAGCATCTGTAATGCCCGCGCTCGACTGGCAGGGCGTGCTGACCGGACAGCCCCTGCAATGGATTTTATCCGGTTTTTTGACCACGCTGTGGGTCACGCTCGCCGGGGCGATTCTGGCAAGCCTTCTCGCCCTGCTTTTTCTGCTCCTGCGCCTCTCCGGTGGACGGTTTGGCAATGGGGTCGTCAGTAGCTGGGTCTCACTGTTTCGCAATACCCCCTTACTGGTGCAACTGCTGTTCTGGTATTTCGCGGCCTGGAACGGGCTTCCCCTCGCATTTCGCGATCTGGTGAACGCAGATCACAGCTGGTCGATCCTGCCGGGTGGTGTCTGGTGGTTCACGCCCGAGTTTTTATGTTCCGCCTGGGGATTGGGGGTGTTCACCTCCGCCTTTTTAATTGAAGAGGTGGAGTCCGGGCTACGTTCCGTCCCGGCCGGGCAACGGGAGGCGGCGCTGGCACAGGGGTTCTCTGCGTGGCGGCTGTTTCGCTATATCCTTCTGCCGCAAAGCCTGGCTAATGCCTGGCAGCCTGTTGTCGGGCAATATCTCAACCTGATGAAACTCTCCTCACTCGCCAGCGGAATTGGCTTTGCAGAGCTGACCTACCAGGTGCGGCAGATTGAAAGCTACAACGCTCATGCGCTGGAGGCGTTTACCGTGGGAACCGTACTGTACTTGCTCACTGGCGTGGCGATGGGCATGGCGCTGGTGCGCATTGGCCCCTCTGTGAAACGGAAACACCACGCGACTGTCGCAACAGGAAGTGAAAAACATGATTGCCGGACTTAATGTTATTACGGATAACCTGGATTATCTGCTGTGGGGACGTGCGGCAGCCGGTGAGCCTGGCGGGGTATTGCTCTCGTTACTGATGGCCGCTGGCGCGGCGGGACTGGCACTGCCTGGCGGTATTGCCCTCGCCTGCCTGGCCTGGCGCTGTCCGGGTCTCGTACGCAAAGCGCTCTTCCTGTGGGCGGAACTGATTCGCGGTATCCCGTTGATCTTCGTGATTTTCTGGATGTGGTATCTTCTTCCGCTCATCACGGGCGGCGATCTGCCGGGTGCCCTCACCGTAACGCTGGCGCTGGCCTGGTTTACGGCGGCAACGGTTATGCACTCGGTATTGGCCGGGCTGAGTGCATTACCCGGCGGACAGTATGAAGCCGCGTTGACTCAGGGATTTAGCACACAGCAAACCCTGTGGCGTGTACTACTGCCGCAGGTAATACGCAATATTCTGCCGTCTCTGGTGGGGATTTTTATCAGCCTGCTGAAGGATACATCGCTGGCGTTTATTGTGAACGTCCCGGAACTGACCACGGTGGCGGGACAGGTGAACAACCGGGTGCAAATCTACCCGGCAGCTATTTTTATCTTTACAGGGGTGGTCTACTACCTGCTCTGCTGTTCCCTCGAACAGCTTGCAAAACGCTGGCGCATTAACCGGCCAGCGCTTTAACCACCGTTTCCATCGCTTCCGTTGTCAATTCGCTGCGTTTGACGCGCTGGTTCGCCAGCGCGGTACGCAGCACACCGGCAATCACAATATGCTTCGGCTCCTGCCCTAAATCACGCATTTCGAGAACGACCTTACCTACCACCCGGCACATTTCCTGGTACAGCGCTTCGTCTTTGGTCACATTGCCCATTGGCTTCACTCCATTGCTTCAAAAACTCAGCTTAATTGATTCATCGCCCGGATACAAAAAAGAAGCCCGATGAATAAATCACCGGGCTTCATTCACAAAATCAAACAATTAGTTATTTACAGGGATCACCGCGCCTTTGTATTTGGTGCGGATCCAGTCCTGAATCTCTTTAGAGTGCAGCACATTCACCAGCGCAACGATATCTTTCTTCTTCTCATCGCCACGGTGTACGGTAATGATGTTGGCATACGGGTTGTTTTCACCGCTCTCAACTGCAATCGGGTCGTGAACCGGATCCAGACCGGCATCAATCGCGTAGTTGGCGTTGATCACTACCGCAGCACCTTCGTCGTTGTTGTACATCTGCGGCAGCAGAGACGCTTCTACGTTAGGCGTGAACTGCAGCTTCTTCGGGTTCTCGACGATATCGCTGATGCGTGCGGTCACTTTGTCGATGCCCGGCTTCAGCTTGATCACGCCCGCTTTCTCAAAGATGGAGAGAATTCGCCCCTCTTCAGAAACGGCATCGCGCATGATGATTTTGCCGCCTGCCGGCAAATCTTTCAGCGATTTGTATTTTTTGGAGTAGATACCGATTGGCTCGATGTGGATCGCCCCCGCGCTGACAAAATCGTAATCCTTATCGCCAGCGTGATCTTTCAGCACGCTGTTCAGATAAGGGATGTGCTGGAAGTAGTTGGCGTCAATGTCATGCCCCGCCAGCGCCGTGTTTGGCAGAATGTAGTCCTGGAAGGGTTTGATCTCCAGATCGATACCCTGCTTCGCCAGAATCGGCTTCGCCTGCTCCAGAATTTCGGCATGCGGCGTGTTGGACGCCCCCACCGTCAGGGTGTCCGCCCAGGAGGCAAAGCTCAGGGCACTCAGGGTTGCGGCGGCGATCAGTGTCAGTGTTTTTTTCATGATGATGGTTCCTGTGTGTTATTAGAAATTATCTTTTGTCTAACAGTGAAGTAATGACATCGCCGCAGAACTGGATAATGAAAACGATGATCAAAATAGTCACCGTTGCCACCAGCGTGACGTCACCGTGGTTGCGCTGGAATCCTTCCAGATAAGCCAGATTTCCCAAGCCGCCTGCGCCAATCACCCCCGCCATTGCGCTGTAGCTCACCAGCGCAATCAGCGTCACCGTAATACCTGAAACCAGTGCAGGTGATGACTCCGGCAGTAAAACCCGAAACACTAAGGTGCTCAGTCGTGCGCCCATCGAGCGCGTTGCTTCTATTACCCCTTTGTCCACCTCACGCAGAGCAATCTCGACCAGACGCGCGTAGAACGGCGCAGCCCCCACAATCAGGGCAGGCAGTGCGGCGTTTGCCCCGAGGATGGTACCGACGACGGTCTTGGTGAACGGGATCAGCAGTACGATCAGAATGATGAACGGGACCGAGCGGAACACGTTCACCACAATCGACATCACGCTATACACCGCACGGTTGTGGAACAAACCACCGCGCGCAGTCAAAAACAGCGCCAGGCCAAGCACAATCCCCAGTACAAAGGTTGCCACGCCGGAGAGTGCGGTCATGTACAGCGTCTCCTGCGTGGCTGCCCACAGTTGATCCCACTTCAGATGCGGAAAAAGATCCTCAGCCATGCTTAATTACCTCGCCTTCAATATCACTGTGCTGCAGATCGGCGAGGATATTGTTCAGTTGCTCATCAGATGCCACCACGTGCACCCAGAGTTGCCCAAAAACACCGTGGGCTGTTTGCGTCATTTTCCCGTGCAGGATGTTAAACGGCAGGCCGTAGCGCAGCGTTAACTCACCCACGATCGGCTTATGCGTGCTGTGTCCGGTGAAGGTCAGCCGGATGACCGAGCCTTCCAGCTCATTCGCCAGCGCCGAATTAAATGTCTCTTCCTCAGCGTACTGGCTGACCTGACGCACGAACTGCCGGGTAATTGGCTGTTGCGGATGGGTAAAGACGTTCAGCACATCCCCCTCTTCCACAACTTTGCCATTTTCCATCACCGCCACGCGGTCACAGATTTTGCGCACCACGTGCATCTCGTGGGTGATCAGCACAATGGTCAGTTTGAAACGACGGTTAATGTCCAGCAGCAGATCGAGGATCTGATCGGTGGTTTGTGGGTCAAGGGCGGATGTTGCCTCGTCACAAAGCAACACGTCCGGGTTATTCGCCAGCGCGCGGGCAATACCGACGCGCTGCTTTTGCCCGCCGCTCAGCTGGGACGGATACGCATTCTCGCGACCTTTCAGGCCGACCAGCGCCACCAGCTCGGCCACGCGAGCCTTGATGTTAGCTTTAGGCACCCCGGCAATTTGCATCGAAAAAGCGATGTTCTCGTTTACCGTGCGCGACCACAGCAGGTTGAAGTGCTGGAACACCATACTGATTTTCAGCCGCGCCTGGCGCAGCGCTTCACCCTTTGCGGCAGAGATGTCTTGTCCATTGATGGTGACGCTGCCGGTGCTGGGTTTTTCCAGACCATTCAGCAGACGGATCAGGGTACTTTTCCCTGCGCCGCTGTAACCAATAATGCCGTAAATTTGTCCCTGTTCTACCGTCAGATTGACGTTATCAACGGCAGTGAGTGCCACCTTTCCGTTATCAAAAACCTTCGAAATATTCCTGAGTACGATCATTCTTATTCGCAATCCGTTCCGCATATAGCGGTTTAGCAGTATGGATGTCCAAATGAGTGTAAAGGAAGCTGCGATTAAGTGGTCCGCAGCTCCCGATATGACGCCCCAAACCGTCCTTTATCGACGTCCTGTGGCTCAATTTTCCAATTTTCAGCCCAAAATCGTCTCTTCGTGGCTGATTTTGGCCCTGTTTCAGGCCAATTTCCTCATTTCAGGTAGATCTCGCCTGTGCCCGTATCAATTGGTCAACTCGAA belongs to Enterobacter cloacae and includes:
- a CDS encoding cysteine ABC transporter substrate-binding protein, with protein sequence MRGRRITMAENKKGYQKQAIALGLLVAGGMLSLQAQADQLADIKAAGVVKVATFDANPPFGAIDAQTHNIVGYDVDFAHALAKALGVKLELVATNPANRIPLLQSGKADLIVADITITPERAQVVDFSTPYFVTGQQFLVPAKSANKLDDYSRARIGAVKGTTGEQALHQRFPQSRVLSYDDIPLALTALRNGNVQAITQDSTILAGLLAQAPDKANFKILPDLLSKEEIGVGVKKGETALLKVVNDELVNLEKSGQAARIYDVWFGPQTQSPQPRAFKIEAQ
- a CDS encoding MBL fold metallo-hydrolase, whose protein sequence is MITLCKACGTSYGITPDRCPICEDERQYVPVTGQEWIDVAALTATHTNTWQQLEPRLFSIRTVPSFAINQRAILLLTPQGNILWDCIANLDPATKTLIAALGGISAIAISHPHYYTTMQDWAAAFDAPVYLHASDREWVMRSSTAIHFWEGDALDIMPSVTLLRTGGHFAGGTVLHWHDGEGVLLAGDILQVTPGKNAVSFMWSYPNMLPLSAGTVERVMHHLQGKMFERLYGAFEGQNILAKASEIVQRSGQKYIACLK
- a CDS encoding phosphate ABC transporter ATP-binding protein; translated protein: MLSGLFSRSAARAADFSHLEHASVEFRDIVKRYGDHHVLKGINLSIMPGEVVAILGPSGSGKSTLIRLINQLETLNGGEILIDNTPTGQLSGAALRQLRSRVGFVFQQFNLYAHLTASQNITLALEHVHGWKPQPAQERALALLENVGMLEKAHHFPAELSGGQQQRVAIARALASSPQIILFDEPTSALDPEMIGEVLFVMKALAHSGITMIVVTHEMQFAREIADRIVFIDGGQILETAPPEQFFSQPSHPRAQRFLQKVLNPLHQEHL
- the metN gene encoding methionine import ATP-binding protein MetN; the protein is MIVLRNISKVFDNGKVALTAVDNVNLTVEQGQIYGIIGYSGAGKSTLIRLLNGLEKPSTGSVTINGQDISAAKGEALRQARLKISMVFQHFNLLWSRTVNENIAFSMQIAGVPKANIKARVAELVALVGLKGRENAYPSQLSGGQKQRVGIARALANNPDVLLCDEATSALDPQTTDQILDLLLDINRRFKLTIVLITHEMHVVRKICDRVAVMENGKVVEEGDVLNVFTHPQQPITRQFVRQVSQYAEEETFNSALANELEGSVIRLTFTGHSTHKPIVGELTLRYGLPFNILHGKMTQTAHGVFGQLWVHVVASDEQLNNILADLQHSDIEGEVIKHG
- a CDS encoding methionine import system permease MetP, translating into MAEDLFPHLKWDQLWAATQETLYMTALSGVATFVLGIVLGLALFLTARGGLFHNRAVYSVMSIVVNVFRSVPFIILIVLLIPFTKTVVGTILGANAALPALIVGAAPFYARLVEIALREVDKGVIEATRSMGARLSTLVFRVLLPESSPALVSGITVTLIALVSYSAMAGVIGAGGLGNLAYLEGFQRNHGDVTLVATVTILIIVFIIQFCGDVITSLLDKR
- a CDS encoding membrane protein, with amino-acid sequence MPALDWQGVLTGQPLQWILSGFLTTLWVTLAGAILASLLALLFLLLRLSGGRFGNGVVSSWVSLFRNTPLLVQLLFWYFAAWNGLPLAFRDLVNADHSWSILPGGVWWFTPEFLCSAWGLGVFTSAFLIEEVESGLRSVPAGQREAALAQGFSAWRLFRYILLPQSLANAWQPVVGQYLNLMKLSSLASGIGFAELTYQVRQIESYNAHALEAFTVGTVLYLLTGVAMGMALVRIGPSVKRKHHATVATGSEKHDCRT
- a CDS encoding amino acid ABC transporter permease; translation: MIAGLNVITDNLDYLLWGRAAAGEPGGVLLSLLMAAGAAGLALPGGIALACLAWRCPGLVRKALFLWAELIRGIPLIFVIFWMWYLLPLITGGDLPGALTVTLALAWFTAATVMHSVLAGLSALPGGQYEAALTQGFSTQQTLWRVLLPQVIRNILPSLVGIFISLLKDTSLAFIVNVPELTTVAGQVNNRVQIYPAAIFIFTGVVYYLLCCSLEQLAKRWRINRPAL
- a CDS encoding carbonic anhydrase, whose translation is MQHIIEGFLNFQKEVFPQRKELFRSLASSQNPKALFISCSDSRLVPELVTQQEPGQLFVIRNAGNIVPPFGPEPGGVSATIEYAVVALGVTDIVICGHSNCGAMKAIADNANLEPMPAVSHWLRYADAAKAVIENKTWDNPTDKVNAMVQENVFAQLSNIKTHPSVAVGLRNNAIRLHGWVYDIESGDIRALDKETKTFISLSENPDVFFE
- a CDS encoding lipoprotein, giving the protein MKKTLTLIAAATLSALSFASWADTLTVGASNTPHAEILEQAKPILAKQGIDLEIKPFQDYILPNTALAGHDIDANYFQHIPYLNSVLKDHAGDKDYDFVSAGAIHIEPIGIYSKKYKSLKDLPAGGKIIMRDAVSEEGRILSIFEKAGVIKLKPGIDKVTARISDIVENPKKLQFTPNVEASLLPQMYNNDEGAAVVINANYAIDAGLDPVHDPIAVESGENNPYANIITVHRGDEKKKDIVALVNVLHSKEIQDWIRTKYKGAVIPVNN